In one Melopsittacus undulatus isolate bMelUnd1 chromosome 4, bMelUnd1.mat.Z, whole genome shotgun sequence genomic region, the following are encoded:
- the LCOR gene encoding ligand-dependent corepressor, whose translation MQRMIRQFAAEYTSKTSSTQDSSQPNSTKNQSLLKASLVASSPTAATAQNPVLSKLLMADQDSPLDLTVRKSQSEPSEQDGVLDLSTKKSPCAGSTSLSHSPGCSSTPGNGEDATETIAIDSNNQPKSPLEKFMVRLCTHHQKQFIRVLNDIYTEVQPDPEGQQLSESESMEASTCVSGCSQRSTENQDKGATCTESKAPSSSDPVQLGSDDPLHIMGQAPKQLPELKCLDRAESSSPALRRDFSELPVTRLRSASPKDSSTQGYLSTLNSSSLNFHHAAKSLDGQQAAGHEQEVRKCEDNKELLAGKTLMEGYISVKVANVNGSEDSLDSCLGSQKSSFRALPEESWDPSFAVTPPRRADKENTLQCSSNASLHQDLDAKEQDTRPKQENHLHAMPKGKTGCHLHPADKGPLDRSKEGWLPAGAVPATHRTPSGHPRTKAASLRSTRKSKKASGLRINDYDNQCDVVYISQPITECHFESQRSVSSRKTARKSTRGYYFNGECCELPTVRTLVKSSRVEERGSGPALRTETLVSAKPPLVLSLGGSAGAGREGEKRVSLRLLAKGAPASREVKERPELGSVQPRDTRALRSREATMAMPFFSLSAPPSPQKEDSSAGSLPPSPPPAEGGDTGVGGTMPQEAGSSLGSPGDSSAGEQPADFAALPISEAPSGEQGCPSSSIQNDPDLPTTPEPKSPLQPTATADTVPLACDDARDPAQLPGVGDAEPSGLGLAEPCPCSPGCQAPDVPLATTDRESSPEPPATLQCVDVNESINAEPEAELSSTVGDSSLEQEEAVLGSPPLLEIPEGEAVQNNSPVREKEPVEGETLPESDISDTAGNDSVSSKDSLDKKRKKGRRVLVASDRRLRSQQSHSPTEGSAEDAGSSSSVQLPCLQIKSSKSPGIKRFKREVHMDGTASMHFPNDCFPNVLLKPSEGLGTSQAPESITEQQPGEENGVTTRQTYKNILAKETGAEGENSSAGDPLANSSQSQSAEMLEISIQADSEKRNILLPLESTVPANDTEQVDVKPGNASVKDEESPNSTVNVGKLENYAPVANSPPCPSSRGGSKHVPAKAAKHKKVALQFYNLRHTPTPIDTAKKSTPGKEPMQAIPKPRDERSSGNDYSPVLEDIDTADSKPKFMEWCAEEENQELIAEFNTQYMKVQKGWIQLEKEVQPTPKVKSKADKLKEIWKSKKRTRKSRGSLEVQKLSPVQMLFMKAFKLSDICQWFLETTETRSLVIVKKLNTRLPGEIPPIKVPMQKYSSSSLYPSSLQAERLKKHLKKFAATTPARNNLKNQKLWAKIRENADKAEAEEATAPSRTSPTNASTEDLGEDKTIQPAPSLPTQASTRILRKYSNLRGKLRAQHRMVKAEKKSDGPGDHSSLESKQSRKSVCINPLMSPKLALQIKADAFPAKSPSVDGTGKGRKGKSRSQEEPSPKADLQLSRKKRMLKESGSTQERSGSSTKDKLPAKKASKIKHSEGSTKAPATRKQAAMERSNKLARKMSLKEKRAPKRQLEKVRLPMRKGKENTSRRAVLLTGHEEMAKSQKQKPLGESSTRSQKMANKKPSGGKTLTRSMKKMQESSGSQGKRKLRAKVDCSHSKRSRLDPK comes from the coding sequence TGAGGATGCAACAGAGACGATAGCAATAGACTCTAACAATCAGCCGAAGTCTCCACTGGAAAAGTTTATGGTCAGACTGTGTACACATCACCAGAAGCAATTCATCCGTGTGCTAAACGACATATACACTGAAGTGCAGCCAGACCCTGAAGGCCAGCAGTTGTCTGAATCCGAGAGCATGGAGGCCTCTACTTGTGTCTCTGGTTGTAGCCAGCGAAGCACTGAAAATCAGGACAAGGGTGCTACTTGTACTGAATCAAAGGCCCCTTCTTCCTCAGACCCAGTACAGTTGGGGTCCGATGACCCCCTGCATATTATGGGACAAGCCCCGAAGCAGCTGCCGGAGCTGAAGTGTCTGGACAGAGCAGAGAGCTCCAGTCCTGCTTTGAGAAGGGACTTCTCTGAGCTCCCCGTCACCAGGCTTCGTTCTGCTAGTCCAAAGGATAGCTCCACCCAAGGATACCTCAGCACGTTGAACTCTTCCTCTTTGAATTTCCATCATGCCGCAAAGAGCCTGGACGGGCAGCAAGCTGCTGGACACGAGCAAGAAGTCAGGAAGTGCGAGGACAATAAAGAGCTGCTAGCAGGTAAGACTCTGATGGAAGGTTATATCTCGGTCAAGGTGGCAAATGTGAATGGCAGTGAGGACAGCTTAGACAGCTGCCTGGGGTCCCAGAAGAGCTCCTTCAGAGCTCTGCCAGAAGAGTCTTGGGATCCCAGCTTTGCGGTGACCCCCCCTCGCAGAGCTGACAAAGAGAACACTTTGCAATGCAGCTCAAACGCATCTTTGCACCAGGACTTAGATGCGAAAGAACAAGACACAAGACCAAAGCAAGAAAACCACCTGCACGCCATGCCCAAGGGCAAGACAGGCTGCCACCTGCACCCGGCTGACAAGGGCCCGCTTGACAGGTCCAAAGAGGGCTGGCTGCCCGCCGGTGCTGTGCCAGCCACGCACCGGACCCCCAGTGGGCACCCCCGCACTAAGGCAGCCTCCCTCAGATCCACTCGGAAGAGCAAGAAGGCGTCGGGGCTGAGGATCAATGACTACGACAACCAATGCGATGTGGTGTACATCAGCCAGCCCATCACCGAGTGCCATTTCGAGAGCCAGCGGTCAGTGTCGTCCCGCAAGACGGCGAGGAAGAGCACGCGGGGGTATTACTTCAATGGGGAATGCTGTGAGCTCCCGACCGTCCGCACACTGGTGAAGAGCTCCCGggtggaggagagggggagCGGCCCAGCACTGCGAACAGAGACCCTTGTAAGCGCGAAGCCACCGCTGGTGCTCTCACTGGGGGGGTCTGCGGGGGCAGGACGGGAGGGTGAGAAGAGGGTTTCCCTGAGGCTCCTGGCTAAAGGGGCACCAGCCAGCCGAGAAGTGAAAGAGAGACCTGAGCTGGGCTCCGTGCAGCCCCGGGATACCCGGGCGCTGCGGTCCAGGGAAGCCACCATGGCCATGcccttcttctccctctctgctccaCCCAGCCCTCAGAAAGAGGACAGCTCGGCTGGCTCACTGCCCCCCAGCCCCCCTCCTGCTGAAGGAGGGGACACAGGAGTTGGAGGCACCATGCCGCAGgaggctggcagcagcctgggctCCCCCGGGGACAGCAGTGCTGGTGAACAGCCAGCTGATTTTGCTGCCCTCCCCATCTCAGAAGCACCCAGTGGGGAGCAAGGGTGTCCAAGCTCAAGCATACAAAATGATCCAGACCTCCCCACCACCCCGGAGCCAAAGTCCCCCTTGCAGCCCACTGCCACTGCAGACACAGTGCCCCTGGCCTGTGATGATGCCAGGGATCCTGCCCAGCTTCCAGGTGTAGGGGATGCGGAGCCCAGCGGGTTGGGGCTGGCAGAGCCCTGCCCATGCTCTCCAGGCTGTCAGGCTCCTGATGTGCCCCTTGCCACCACGGACAGGGAGAGCTCCCCAGAGCCCCCTGCCACCTTGCAGTGTGTGGATGTGAATGAAAGCATCAATGCTGAACCAGAAGCTGAATTATCAAGCACGGTGGGTGACAGCTCCCTTGAGCAAGAggaggctgtgctgggcagcccACCCCTCCTCGAAATACCAGAAGGTGAGGCAGTGCAGAATAACAGCCCAGTACGTGAAAAAGAACCTGTTGAAGGGGAAACACTGCCTGAATCTGACATCTCTGACACTGCAGGGAATGACTCTGTCTCTTCCAAAGACAGTCTAGACAAGAAACGAAAGAAAGGCAGGAGAGTGCTTGTGGCATCAGACCGGCGTCTCCGCAGCCAGCAATCCCATTCACCCACTGAGGGCAGTGCTGAGGATGCTGGTTCTTCCAGCTCTGTGCAGCTTCCTTGCCTTCAGATCAAATCCTCCAAGAGCCCTGGCATTAAGCGGTTCAAGAGAGAAGTGCACATGGATGGGACAGCATCCATGCACTTCCCAAATGACTGCTTCCCCAATGTGCTGCTCAAACCCAGCGAGGGGCTGGGCACCAGCCAGGCTCCAGAGAGCATCACTGAGCAGCAGCCAGGCGAGGAGAATGGTGTCACTACCAGACAAACCTATAAAAACATCTTGGCAAAAGAGactggagcagagggagaaaattCCTCTGCAGGTGACCCCCTTGCTAACAGCAGCCAAAGTCAATCGGCAGAGATGCTGGAAATCAGCATCCAGGCTGATTCTGAGAAGAGAAACATTCTCCTTCCTCTGGAGAGCACCGTGCCTGCAAACGATACTGAGCAAGTGGATGTGAAACCAGGCAATGCCAGCGTAAAGGATGAGGAGAGCCCCAACAGTACTGTGAACGTGGGCAAGCTGGAGAACTATGCACCAGTGGCCAACTCACCTCCGTgtcccagcagcagaggtggaAGCAAGCATGTTCCAGCAAAGGCTGCAAAACATAAAAAGGTCGCCCTGCAGTTTTATAACTTAAGACACACACCCACACCCATAGATACTGCAAAAAAGAGCACACCAGGGAAGGAGCCTATGCAAGCAATCCCCAAACCAAGGGACGAACGCAGTTCAGGGAATGATTATTCCCCGGTGTTGGAGGACATAGACACAGCTGACAGCAAACCAAAGTTCATGGAGTGGTGTGCTGAAGAGGAGAACCAGGAGCTCATTGCTGAGTTCAACACCCAGTACATGAAAGTTCAGAAAGGATGGattcagctggagaaggaggtgCAGCCAACCCCCAAGGTAAAGAGCAAAGCCGACAAACTGAAAGAGAtttggaaaagcaagaaaaggacACGGAAAAGTAGAGGCTCGCTGGAAGTGCAGAAGCTTTCTCCTGTCCAGATGCTGTTTATGAAGGCGTTCAAGCTGTCTGACATCTGCCAGTGGTTTCTGGAGACAACTGAAACCAGGTCTCTAGTGATTGTGAAGAAACTCAACACCCGTCTCCCAGGGGAGATCCCCCCCATCAAAGTCCCCATGCAGAAATACTCCTCCTCCAGTCTCTACCCCAGCTCACTGCAAGCTGAACGCTTGAAGAAGCACCTCAAGAAGTTCGCCGCCACTACCCCGGCTCGGAATAACCTGAAGAACCAAAAGCTTTGGGCCAAAATTCGGGAGAACGCTGATAAAGCAGAGGCTGAGGAAGCCACCGCTCCCAGCCGGACGTCTCCCACCAATGCCAGCACCGAGGATCTGGGTGAAGACAAAACCATCCAGCCTGCCCCCAGCTTGCCCACACAGGCCAGCACCAGGATCCTGCGCAAGTACTCCAACCTACGGGGCAAGCTGCGAGCCCAGCACCGCATGGTGAAGGCGGAGAAGAAGAGCGATGGGCCAGGGGACCACTCATCCCTGGagagcaagcagagcaggaagagtGTGTGCATCAACCCGCTGATGTCTCCAAAGCTGGCCTTGCAGATCAAAGCAGATGCCTTTCCTGCTAAATCTCCTTCCGTGGATGGGACAGGGAAGGGGCGGAAGGGGAAGAGTAGGTCCCAGGAGGAGCCCTCGCCCAAGGCTGACCTCCAGCTCAGCAGAAAGAAGAGGATGCTGAAGGAGAGCGGGAGTACACAGGAGCGGTCCGGCTCCTCCACCAAGGACAAGTTGCCTGCCAAGAAGGCCAGTAAAATAAAGCATTCGGAGGGCAGCACTAAAGCCCCTGCCACCCGAAAGCAGGCTGCCATGGAGAGGAGCAATAAGCTGGCtagaaaaatgtctttgaaagagaagagagcCCCAAAAAGGCAGCTGGAGAAGGTGCGGCTCCCCATGCGGAAGGGCAAGGAGAACACAAGCAGACGGGCCGTGCTGCTCACTGGCCACGAGGAGATGGCCAAGTCCCAGAAGCAGAAGCCCCTGGGGGAGTCCTCTACACGGTCACAGAAGATGGCCAACAAGAAGCCAAGCGGTGGGAAGACCCTGACGAGGTCCATGAAGAAGATGCAGGAGAGCAGTGGGTCGCAGGGCAAGAGGAAGCTGAGGGCAAAAGTGGACTGTTCGCACAGCAAACGCTCGCGACTGGACCCGAAATAG